A single Cucumis melo cultivar AY chromosome 4, USDA_Cmelo_AY_1.0, whole genome shotgun sequence DNA region contains:
- the LOC103503802 gene encoding protein TIFY 8-like isoform X2, translated as MARQGAYSDAGYCSNGEKKSTSQVPQLGNAIFHDFLGIKTKDASVLLAAKTPDVSFSEASTPPSALASSSGGRGLISAASDLASENQVCDYLEGVPFYSPRNDISGPENGNRIAGIKRGNPDSAFMGPYRNQIPHILQNGAGGDRPRYNDNEVVYSMQPPRIASSSLTQHSLGTRFNPSVSKWERPIPSNMSSALNSSLGSQFVPRVHQIASNSSREFNVAPSNISQSAADEGSRTGMKSPGLLSSFNARHDRRHSSQMLLSCDKQKTKTESLAYKSSNSSSPQGLDSDNRQMTIFYGGQAHVFDDVHPNKADIIMALAGSNGGSWSTNLAPKLNVTRVPSEQESAKDYHGKLYHSLISTSRGVGDTPIPTQTGDHPRSVAVEETRKPVRAADINAEQYKES; from the exons ATGGCTCGTCAAGGCGCTTATTCCGATGCTGGTTACTGCAGCAATGGTGAGAAGAAGAGTACGAGTCAGGTTCCACAGTTAGGTAATGCGATCTTCCATGATTTTCTTGGCATTAAGACTAAAGATGCTTCCGTACTTTTGGCCGCGAAGACGCCGGATGTAAGCTTCTCAGAGGCATCGACGCCGCCGTCGGCTTTGGCTTCATCCAGTGGCGGCCGTGGACTCATCTCCGCTGCCTCCGATCTTGCGTCTG AAAATCAGGTTTGTGATTACCTTGAAGGGGTTCCATTCTATAGTCCAAGGAATGATATATCTGGACCTGAAAATGGTAACCGAATAGCTGGGATTAAACGCGGTAACCCAGATTCTGCTTTCATGGGACCATATAGAAACCAAATTCCTCAT ATACTACAAAATGGAGCTGGTGGAGATCGACCAAGATACAACGATAATGAGGTGGTTTACAGTATGCAGCCACCACGAATTGCTTCTTCTTCCCTCACACAACATTCTCTTGGCACTAGATTCAATCCTAGTGTTTCCAAATGGGAGAGACCTATTCCATCAAACATGAGTTCTGCACTAAATTCTTCTCTTGGGAGTCAGTTTGTGCCTCGTGTTCATCAAATAGCTTCCAATTCTTCAAGGGAATTTAATGTTGCTCCTTCCAATATTTCTCAATCTGCTGCTGATGAAGGATCTAGAACTGGGATGAAAAGCCCTGGACTTTTAAGTAGCTTTAATGCTCGACATGATCGAAGACACTCATCTCAAATGTTGCTAAGTTGCGACAAGCAGAAGACCAAGACCGAAAGTTTGGCATACAAATCTTCTAACTCTTCAAG TCCGCAGGGTCTTGATTCTGACAACAGACAGATGACTATTTTCTACGGCGGTCAAGCTCATGTTTTTGATGATGTCCATCCAAACAAG GCTGATATTATAATGGCCTTAGCTGGATCAAATGGGGGCTCTTGGTCAACAAATTTAGCACCTAAATTAAATGTAACTAGGGTACCTAGTGAGCAAGAATCAGCTAAAGATTATCATGGAAAGTTATATCATAGTTTGATATCCACCAGTCGAGGTGTTGGCGATACTCCGATACCGACACAAACAG GTGATCATCCACGCAGTGTTGCAGTGGAAGAGACCCGAAAACCTGTTCGTGCAGCAGATATCAATGCTGAACAGTACAAAGAAAGCTAA
- the LOC103503802 gene encoding protein TIFY 8-like isoform X1, whose protein sequence is MARQGAYSDAGYCSNGEKKSTSQVPQLGNAIFHDFLGIKTKDASVLLAAKTPDVSFSEASTPPSALASSSGGRGLISAASDLASENQVCDYLEGVPFYSPRNDISGPENGNRIAGIKRGNPDSAFMGPYRNQIPHILQNGAGGDRPRYNDNEVVYSMQPPRIASSSLTQHSLGTRFNPSVSKWERPIPSNMSSALNSSLGSQFVPRVHQIASNSSREFNVAPSNISQSAADEGSRTGMKSPGLLSSFNARHDRRHSSQMLLSCDKQKTKTESLAYKSSNSSSPQGLDSDNRQMTIFYGGQAHVFDDVHPNKADIIMALAGSNGGSWSTNLAPKLNVTRVPSEQESAKDYHGKLYHSLISTSRGVGDTPIPTQTAVGDHPRSVAVEETRKPVRAADINAEQYKES, encoded by the exons ATGGCTCGTCAAGGCGCTTATTCCGATGCTGGTTACTGCAGCAATGGTGAGAAGAAGAGTACGAGTCAGGTTCCACAGTTAGGTAATGCGATCTTCCATGATTTTCTTGGCATTAAGACTAAAGATGCTTCCGTACTTTTGGCCGCGAAGACGCCGGATGTAAGCTTCTCAGAGGCATCGACGCCGCCGTCGGCTTTGGCTTCATCCAGTGGCGGCCGTGGACTCATCTCCGCTGCCTCCGATCTTGCGTCTG AAAATCAGGTTTGTGATTACCTTGAAGGGGTTCCATTCTATAGTCCAAGGAATGATATATCTGGACCTGAAAATGGTAACCGAATAGCTGGGATTAAACGCGGTAACCCAGATTCTGCTTTCATGGGACCATATAGAAACCAAATTCCTCAT ATACTACAAAATGGAGCTGGTGGAGATCGACCAAGATACAACGATAATGAGGTGGTTTACAGTATGCAGCCACCACGAATTGCTTCTTCTTCCCTCACACAACATTCTCTTGGCACTAGATTCAATCCTAGTGTTTCCAAATGGGAGAGACCTATTCCATCAAACATGAGTTCTGCACTAAATTCTTCTCTTGGGAGTCAGTTTGTGCCTCGTGTTCATCAAATAGCTTCCAATTCTTCAAGGGAATTTAATGTTGCTCCTTCCAATATTTCTCAATCTGCTGCTGATGAAGGATCTAGAACTGGGATGAAAAGCCCTGGACTTTTAAGTAGCTTTAATGCTCGACATGATCGAAGACACTCATCTCAAATGTTGCTAAGTTGCGACAAGCAGAAGACCAAGACCGAAAGTTTGGCATACAAATCTTCTAACTCTTCAAG TCCGCAGGGTCTTGATTCTGACAACAGACAGATGACTATTTTCTACGGCGGTCAAGCTCATGTTTTTGATGATGTCCATCCAAACAAG GCTGATATTATAATGGCCTTAGCTGGATCAAATGGGGGCTCTTGGTCAACAAATTTAGCACCTAAATTAAATGTAACTAGGGTACCTAGTGAGCAAGAATCAGCTAAAGATTATCATGGAAAGTTATATCATAGTTTGATATCCACCAGTCGAGGTGTTGGCGATACTCCGATACCGACACAAACAG CTGTAGGTGATCATCCACGCAGTGTTGCAGTGGAAGAGACCCGAAAACCTGTTCGTGCAGCAGATATCAATGCTGAACAGTACAAAGAAAGCTAA